A window from Larimichthys crocea isolate SSNF chromosome XXIII, L_crocea_2.0, whole genome shotgun sequence encodes these proteins:
- the LOC104918171 gene encoding crystallin J1B-like — protein sequence MALSLRDRAIGAIIGAAVADAAAQPMHWIYSPDKLKEILSDLEPCPEFRPQSANPFYRRMTGEQTCYGDQAYVLLESLSQCGDVNVEDLTKRFYKFFGPGTVYDLPLNDPYRKKGGPKAILPIDGPWRNGSLKAFFRNVDAGKEETGSDVDCQMDGVTKLAPVVAMYAGRPEMLDKVEKAMRVTQNNDMCVAVTLAAARFLEHFILNGPDANALDAVLAQLNDPKRQNPQDLDRAVISHIHQVKNNLAKTSQQLIPAEFTNTUALPGAFQGALHGVLTLNQLDEAVRDTMRCGGCTASRASFIGACFGAQTGLQGIPESWRKRTLRYPLLLELAENVVQKSQQV from the exons ATGGCCTTGTCTTTGAGAGACAGAGCCATTGGGGCCATAATTGGGGCAGCAGTGGCAGATGCAGCAG CCCAGCCCATGCACTGGATCTACAGTCCAGACAAGCTCAAAGAAATTCTCTCTGATCTGGAGCCCTGTCCTGAGTTTCGGCCTCAGTCAGCGAATCCTTTCTACCGCAGAATGACGGGCGAGCAGACTTGCTATGGAGACCAGGCGTATGTCTTGCTGGAGTCACTGAGTCAGTGTGGAG ATGTGAATGTGGAAGACTTGACCAAGCGCTTCTACAAGTTCTTTGGCCCAGGAACGGTGTACGACCTGCCTCTCAATGATCCTTACAGGAAGAAAGGAG GTCCCAAAGCCATCCTCCCTATCGATGGCCCATGGAGAAATGGGAGCCTGAAAGCTTTCTTCAGAAATGTGGATGCTGGCAAAGAGGAAACTG gCTCCGATGTGGACTGTCAGATGGACGGTGTCACTAAGCTTGCTCCAGTGGTGGCCATGTATGCAGGCCGGCCTGAGATGCTGGACAAAGTGGAGAAAGCCATGCGGGTGACCCAGAACAACGACATGTGTGTGGCTGTGACACTGGCTGCAGCGAG ATTTTTGGAGCATTTCATTCTGAACGGTCCAGATGCCAATGCTCTGGACGCAGTTCTGGCTCAGTTGAATGACCCAAAGAGACAGAACCCTCAAGACCTGGACCGGGCTGTCATTT CTCACATCCACCAGGTAAAGAACAACTTAGCGAAGACATCTCAACAGCTCATACCTGCTGAGTTCACAAACACATGAG CTTTGCCTGGTGCGTTCCAAGGGGCGCTTCATGGAGTCCTGACTCTGAACCAGCTGGATGAAGCAGTCAGGGACACCATGCGCTGCGGGGGATGCACCGCCAGCCGGGCCTCCTTCATAGGAGCCTGTTTTGGAGCACAG actGGTCTCCAGGGAATCCCCGAGTCTTGGAGGAAGAGGACACTCAGATAtcctctgctgctggagctAGCCGAAAACGTGGTCCAAAAGAGTCAGCAAGTGTAG